A window of the Chloroflexus sp. Y-396-1 genome harbors these coding sequences:
- a CDS encoding ABC transporter permease, with protein MYATYVIWTRHMRKFVQQTEELFGLALQSILWVVLFGVGMRGMISSVGGSDYMSFILPGIIALSALGGAVGGGMVLLDERLRGIVKEYLAAPIPRLSILLGSAASTATKALFQAILMLFVGLLMGARLVMNPLGWLGALVLLVVFATGFSGLALGVAAVSRSIAGYHGMIFLFNLPLLFASNALYPLDVLPTWMRIIVLINPATYFIDAVRSLAFGTPATLPLWISGLILLGFAVVGMAFALALFRRSLRA; from the coding sequence ATGTACGCAACCTACGTCATTTGGACGCGCCACATGCGCAAGTTTGTCCAGCAAACCGAAGAGCTGTTCGGTCTGGCTCTACAATCGATATTGTGGGTAGTACTCTTTGGAGTTGGCATGCGCGGCATGATCAGCTCAGTTGGGGGAAGTGACTATATGTCGTTCATCCTCCCCGGAATTATTGCTTTGAGTGCACTTGGCGGAGCTGTTGGGGGTGGGATGGTTTTACTCGATGAGCGACTCCGTGGGATTGTCAAAGAGTACCTGGCTGCACCAATTCCTCGCCTGAGCATCTTGTTGGGCAGTGCCGCTAGCACTGCGACGAAAGCACTCTTTCAGGCTATCCTGATGCTGTTCGTCGGTTTACTGATGGGAGCGCGATTGGTGATGAATCCACTTGGTTGGCTCGGCGCTCTGGTGTTGCTCGTTGTCTTTGCCACTGGCTTTAGTGGTCTGGCACTCGGTGTCGCCGCTGTATCGCGTAGTATTGCTGGCTATCATGGAATGATCTTCCTCTTCAATTTGCCATTGTTGTTTGCCTCTAACGCTCTCTATCCTCTCGACGTCTTACCTACCTGGATGCGGATAATCGTGTTGATCAATCCGGCAACGTACTTCATCGATGCAGTACGGTCGTTAGCATTTGGAACGCCAGCAACCCTGCCACTATGGATCAGTGGTTTGATCCTGCTTGGTTTTGCTGTGGTCGGGATGGCTTTCGCTTTGGCGCTCTTTCGCCGCTCGCTGCGGGCGTGA
- a CDS encoding peptidoglycan DD-metalloendopeptidase family protein, translating to MQTLRTIRRARELTFLDLALLTGIPARVLAEAEYGLRHLNPREAEVIALVLGIQPTVIRSLPPQIQARFSLAPPAMAAGLATMLALSPLLSERGQHFQHYVTTVALQQVSMLLQSQADPIAETIRHESHTATPAIPPSQPIQRQEGTSLRPYTTSSIRSPLPTLPPPEVLAPLVAPLPSSARTPAAPQFYLDETGPHGCPVQPTTGQVVITQGYGVGSHTPTAIWGAIDLAVDGNGDGIAEPEASWYAPVVATHDGKVRVTLDSYPAGHHVWVLAADGIWRTGYSHLAIVTVIDGQQVRAGDVIGLMGSTGFASGPHLDYQVWRGEVNIDPTTLVGCDR from the coding sequence ATGCAGACACTTCGCACTATTCGTCGTGCTCGTGAGCTGACGTTTCTTGATCTGGCGCTTTTAACCGGTATTCCGGCTCGTGTGCTTGCCGAGGCAGAGTACGGATTACGTCACCTCAATCCTCGCGAAGCTGAAGTTATTGCCCTTGTGTTGGGGATACAACCGACAGTGATCAGGTCATTGCCTCCCCAGATTCAAGCCCGTTTCAGTCTGGCGCCACCGGCTATGGCTGCTGGTCTAGCCACAATGCTGGCATTATCACCACTGCTCAGCGAGAGAGGGCAGCATTTCCAACACTACGTGACAACCGTTGCTCTGCAGCAGGTCAGCATGCTGTTACAATCGCAGGCCGATCCAATCGCTGAGACTATTAGGCATGAATCCCACACCGCAACACCGGCTATACCGCCGTCTCAACCGATACAACGGCAGGAGGGAACATCGCTGCGCCCCTATACAACATCGTCTATACGGTCACCATTGCCGACCCTCCCACCGCCAGAGGTTCTGGCGCCACTTGTAGCACCCTTGCCATCCTCAGCTCGTACACCTGCCGCACCCCAGTTTTATCTTGATGAAACAGGCCCCCATGGTTGTCCGGTTCAACCCACTACCGGTCAGGTCGTGATTACCCAGGGGTACGGTGTGGGTTCGCACACACCGACCGCGATCTGGGGTGCGATCGATCTGGCGGTTGATGGCAATGGTGATGGAATCGCCGAACCGGAAGCAAGCTGGTACGCTCCTGTAGTCGCAACACACGACGGCAAGGTACGGGTAACGCTAGATAGTTACCCCGCTGGTCATCATGTCTGGGTACTGGCGGCAGACGGTATCTGGCGTACCGGCTATTCACATCTCGCGATTGTTACGGTCATCGACGGCCAGCAGGTACGGGCTGGCGACGTGATCGGACTGATGGGCAGTACCGGCTTCGCCAGCGGCCCGCATCTCGATTATCAGGTCTGGCGCGGTGAGGTGAATATCGATCCTACCACGCTGGTTGGATGTGATCGGTAG
- a CDS encoding SRPBCC family protein — protein sequence MIVQEQFVSIKAPPATVERYLTDPQLMKEWRSPLVVLDPIEGELMTLGSKHKLRLKSLALAGATYTVTERDSNHILLKIEGLWQGQELWRWFADGERTIVQNRVEYEVPDPSLRVFVVGLGQIFASLDMRIQLDRLRMLIEGGPRPATQPR from the coding sequence ATGATCGTGCAAGAACAGTTCGTTTCGATTAAGGCGCCACCTGCGACTGTAGAACGCTATCTAACTGATCCGCAACTAATGAAGGAGTGGCGTTCGCCGCTGGTCGTTCTTGACCCCATCGAAGGCGAGTTAATGACCCTGGGCAGCAAACACAAACTACGACTGAAGTCACTCGCGCTGGCCGGTGCAACATATACCGTTACTGAACGTGATAGCAATCACATTCTGTTGAAGATCGAAGGTCTCTGGCAGGGGCAAGAACTCTGGCGTTGGTTTGCCGATGGCGAACGCACGATTGTGCAAAATCGGGTTGAATACGAAGTGCCCGATCCCAGCTTGCGCGTCTTTGTGGTTGGTCTCGGCCAAATTTTTGCTTCTCTCGATATGCGTATTCAACTTGATCGCCTGCGGATGCTGATCGAAGGTGGCCCTAGACCAGCCACTCAACCACGCTGA
- a CDS encoding NAD(P)/FAD-dependent oxidoreductase — MRIVILGAGYAGLRTALDLARLRRTYGLDITIHVVDQYPYHQLIQLLHLTATAGITDQKSIYQLDQLFQGREVERIEGRVQAIHPLERRVALADGRSVEYDRLVIALGSETAFQVPGAREYALPLRTFPDAIALRKHLISQFSRAATLTDPTELRIAMTTAIVGGGYTGCELAGELAGWADDLCRQTGAPRNEVRIALIEREDHLLPHLGTWASNEAVRRLERLGVNIFLQTPVVRVEPQLLRFADGRILRAGTIVWGAGIRAPALLAEAGFPTDRMGRVLVDRYLRVSGQAAVFAIGDCAAVPDGRGGTLPPTASYAMRQGEHLAEILAAEARGEAPRAYEPVELGEVVSLGPNDAVGNALGVPVTGYPALMLKRGIEEYYRATIESA; from the coding sequence ATGCGGATCGTGATTCTTGGCGCCGGTTATGCCGGTCTTCGTACTGCGCTCGATCTGGCCCGCCTCCGTCGCACTTACGGGCTGGATATTACTATTCACGTTGTTGATCAATATCCGTACCATCAATTGATTCAGTTGTTGCATCTGACTGCTACCGCCGGGATTACCGACCAGAAATCCATCTATCAGCTCGATCAGCTCTTTCAAGGCCGTGAGGTAGAACGGATCGAGGGTCGGGTACAGGCAATCCATCCCCTGGAACGACGAGTTGCCCTTGCTGATGGCCGAAGTGTGGAATATGATCGATTGGTTATTGCTCTGGGCAGCGAAACTGCCTTTCAGGTTCCGGGCGCCCGCGAGTATGCGCTGCCCCTACGAACCTTCCCCGATGCGATTGCCCTGCGTAAGCATCTGATAAGCCAGTTTAGCCGGGCTGCAACGTTGACCGATCCAACCGAGCTGCGGATTGCAATGACGACTGCCATTGTAGGAGGTGGATATACCGGTTGTGAACTGGCCGGTGAACTGGCCGGATGGGCCGATGATCTCTGTCGGCAAACTGGAGCACCACGCAACGAAGTCCGTATTGCTCTGATCGAACGAGAAGATCATCTCTTACCGCATCTCGGCACCTGGGCTAGCAATGAGGCCGTGCGTCGGCTGGAACGCTTGGGTGTGAATATCTTCTTGCAAACACCGGTTGTACGGGTTGAACCACAATTACTCCGTTTTGCCGATGGTCGCATATTGCGGGCCGGGACTATCGTGTGGGGGGCCGGTATCCGCGCACCAGCCCTCCTCGCCGAAGCAGGCTTTCCCACCGATCGCATGGGTCGGGTGCTAGTGGATCGTTATTTGCGCGTGAGTGGACAGGCAGCAGTCTTCGCAATTGGTGATTGCGCGGCAGTTCCTGATGGTCGTGGTGGTACTCTGCCACCAACTGCATCATACGCGATGCGTCAGGGTGAGCATCTAGCTGAGATATTGGCAGCAGAAGCACGCGGTGAAGCGCCACGCGCCTACGAACCGGTCGAACTCGGTGAAGTTGTTTCGCTAGGACCGAACGATGCTGTGGGCAATGCCCTGGGTGTACCGGTGACAGGCTATCCGGCTCTGATGCTGAAACGCGGTATCGAAGAATACTATCGCGCTACAATCGAAAGCGCATAG
- the bchG gene encoding (bacterio)chlorophyll synthase gives MISTEQRVSLSRKIRAHIELADPVTWISPVLVCFCGALASGFERGFDWTKPNHWWLLLLGALMTGPLGTGFSQSINDYFDRELDAINDPQRPIPAGIVSLAEARWNWIVLGTATILVSFVFGRPLIVLLALLGIILSVIYSMPPIKLKKHFWLGPPAVGLGYVSMSWLAGHLIFAPLTWQSVLVALINGGLAAGLLFLNDIKSVEGDRKLGLQSLTVAIGVKRTLIVAYLTINGFEAMLLVLALIWGQYWVAAFMLLALVAPIYNQMKLYQEPTQQNYVRYLLASNPFVALIQIISGLLVGGYFG, from the coding sequence ATGATCTCGACTGAACAACGTGTCTCACTCAGCCGAAAAATCCGGGCTCACATTGAGTTGGCCGATCCGGTGACTTGGATCTCGCCAGTTTTGGTCTGTTTCTGTGGCGCACTGGCATCAGGTTTTGAGCGAGGATTTGATTGGACAAAACCCAATCACTGGTGGTTGTTGCTGCTTGGTGCATTAATGACCGGCCCACTCGGTACCGGTTTTAGCCAGAGCATCAACGACTATTTTGACCGTGAGCTTGATGCGATCAACGATCCACAACGACCGATTCCGGCTGGAATCGTCTCGCTGGCAGAAGCACGCTGGAACTGGATTGTACTCGGCACAGCGACAATACTGGTCTCATTTGTGTTCGGTAGGCCGTTGATCGTCCTGCTCGCCCTGCTCGGGATTATACTGTCGGTTATTTACAGCATGCCCCCGATTAAGCTGAAGAAGCATTTCTGGCTAGGACCACCAGCGGTCGGCTTAGGCTACGTGAGTATGAGCTGGTTGGCGGGACATCTGATCTTTGCTCCTCTGACATGGCAAAGTGTGCTGGTAGCATTGATTAATGGTGGTCTGGCAGCCGGCTTACTCTTCCTCAACGATATCAAGAGTGTTGAAGGCGACCGCAAGTTAGGATTGCAATCGCTAACGGTGGCGATTGGGGTCAAACGCACCCTGATTGTGGCATACCTGACCATTAATGGCTTCGAGGCCATGCTTCTTGTTCTGGCACTGATATGGGGACAGTATTGGGTAGCAGCATTTATGCTGCTGGCACTGGTTGCGCCGATCTATAATCAGATGAAGCTCTACCAGGAACCAACCCAGCAGAACTATGTGCGCTATCTCCTGGCCTCAAATCCATTTGTGGCCTTAATCCAGATCATCTCAGGTTTACTCGTAGGCGGCTATTTTGGCTGA
- the bchU gene encoding bacteriochlorophyllide d C-20 methyltransferase BchU, protein MTTVPSVESMMPDAVALEQQELFAATNRAYDMVFKGTVDFFVIKAAKDLGLFDLLAAAPRTLSDLATVTETVPQRLEKFLITLEQVGLVKREGDLWQLTPFADQFFADPERHRNMTMVPFVDYIADLIENYYLRLADVVRGKVDFTSIVPHPPRTREDSLFYETLHRSNIQLFTELLVKRARLADVQTLVDVGGGIGDIAAALCQAFPQLKVTLINLPSALDLVRENVAAKGLSDRITPVAIDMYREPYPQGDAVLFSRILYPMNAQFCTMLLKKAYDALPSGGRVLILDMVISDPHHPNYDYLTHYLCAIGMSFSVLEFKDHRVYPDLLRQIGFTDVTLDEGYDHVLYQAVKP, encoded by the coding sequence ATGACGACTGTACCATCGGTTGAGTCAATGATGCCAGACGCCGTAGCACTTGAACAACAAGAGCTGTTTGCGGCAACCAACCGGGCCTACGACATGGTCTTTAAAGGAACGGTTGATTTCTTCGTGATCAAAGCGGCCAAGGATTTAGGGCTATTCGATCTCCTGGCCGCAGCGCCGCGTACTCTGTCCGATTTGGCAACTGTAACAGAGACGGTACCACAGCGGCTGGAAAAGTTCCTTATCACGCTCGAACAGGTCGGCCTGGTGAAACGAGAAGGTGATCTGTGGCAACTGACTCCCTTCGCCGACCAATTCTTTGCCGATCCAGAACGTCATCGTAATATGACGATGGTACCGTTCGTTGATTACATTGCCGATCTGATTGAAAACTACTATCTGCGGCTCGCCGATGTGGTACGGGGGAAAGTTGATTTTACCAGCATCGTCCCTCACCCGCCACGCACCCGCGAAGATAGCCTGTTCTATGAGACGTTGCACCGCTCGAACATCCAGCTCTTCACCGAGCTGTTGGTCAAGCGAGCACGACTTGCCGATGTGCAGACTCTGGTTGATGTTGGTGGGGGGATCGGCGATATTGCAGCAGCGCTGTGCCAGGCCTTTCCTCAGCTCAAGGTGACACTGATTAATCTGCCGAGCGCGCTTGATCTGGTGCGTGAAAATGTTGCCGCCAAAGGACTGAGTGATCGGATTACACCGGTTGCGATCGATATGTATCGCGAACCATACCCACAGGGTGATGCCGTCCTCTTCTCGCGCATCCTCTATCCGATGAACGCTCAGTTCTGCACGATGTTGCTGAAAAAGGCATACGATGCCCTGCCAAGCGGTGGTCGCGTGTTAATCCTTGATATGGTCATTAGCGATCCCCATCATCCCAACTACGACTATCTAACCCACTACCTCTGTGCAATCGGGATGAGCTTTTCGGTGCTCGAATTTAAAGACCACCGCGTGTATCCAGACCTGCTGCGCCAGATCGGATTTACCGATGTGACGCTTGATGAAGGGTATGATCACGTGTTATATCAGGCAGTGAAGCCATAA
- a CDS encoding triacylglycerol lipase, which yields MTRPLVIIGGYLTSPDDYKTLAQVLSRPPFDFQVFITPIGRLRWALTRDWDFRPVLRILRATVAQALQETGADSVTIVAHSVGGTVARMYLGDHPYKGEIYGGHRFVHHLVMLGTPHHSKEFWTRQTVGFTNQHYPGAYYDHIRYTSIIGRSIQANRNGRWIERMAYNSYVMIDGPSGAQAWGDGITTLTCAALPGAEYLVVPGLYHSSIHGRPWYGDPDGLRNWQRVLVGSSPIVV from the coding sequence ATGACTCGTCCACTGGTTATTATTGGCGGTTACCTGACCAGTCCTGATGATTACAAAACCTTGGCCCAGGTTCTTTCTCGGCCACCGTTCGATTTTCAGGTCTTCATCACCCCAATTGGACGATTGCGCTGGGCATTGACGCGCGATTGGGATTTTCGGCCGGTCTTGCGCATCTTGCGCGCCACCGTCGCTCAGGCGTTACAAGAGACCGGAGCAGATAGTGTGACAATCGTGGCCCACAGCGTAGGTGGTACGGTAGCTCGAATGTATCTCGGCGATCACCCATATAAAGGTGAGATATACGGTGGTCATCGCTTTGTCCATCACCTGGTCATGCTCGGTACACCGCATCATAGCAAGGAATTCTGGACAAGGCAGACAGTGGGGTTTACGAATCAACACTATCCAGGAGCATACTACGACCATATCCGCTACACCTCTATCATCGGGCGTAGCATTCAGGCGAATCGCAACGGGCGCTGGATCGAACGAATGGCCTACAACAGCTATGTCATGATCGATGGGCCATCTGGTGCTCAAGCTTGGGGGGACGGCATTACCACGCTGACCTGTGCAGCATTACCTGGCGCTGAATATCTAGTGGTACCCGGTCTGTACCACTCATCGATCCACGGACGACCGTGGTACGGCGACCCCGATGGGTTAAGAAATTGGCAGCGCGTATTAGTCGGATCCTCACCGATTGTTGTTTGA
- a CDS encoding alpha/beta fold hydrolase produces MPRPVVIMGGWLSSPADYLGMARILAAPPYNRIVYVVNFSRLDWLALRDPNFGPALDALAATVQLALQETGADKIDLIGHSAGGRIARAYLADEPYQGVRYAGHKVVASLTTLGTAHATSEIWVKQFADWLEARYPGAAFPHIKYRAVAGRSVRGRRFGSPEEMIAYRSYEVSFGDGNLIGDGIVPTAACYLAGADNLILEGARHAPYNAPSTWYGARNVVPLWFDA; encoded by the coding sequence ATGCCTCGTCCAGTTGTCATTATGGGCGGGTGGCTCTCGTCACCCGCCGATTACTTAGGAATGGCGCGGATACTGGCCGCACCGCCGTATAATCGAATCGTTTACGTTGTCAATTTCAGTCGGCTAGACTGGCTGGCGTTGCGCGATCCGAATTTCGGTCCAGCCCTCGATGCCCTGGCGGCCACGGTACAACTTGCATTACAAGAAACTGGTGCAGATAAAATTGATCTCATCGGGCATAGCGCCGGTGGGCGAATTGCCCGAGCGTACCTGGCCGATGAACCGTATCAGGGTGTTCGCTATGCCGGTCACAAGGTCGTGGCGAGTCTCACTACGCTCGGTACCGCTCATGCTACTTCGGAAATATGGGTCAAGCAATTTGCTGACTGGCTGGAAGCGCGGTATCCCGGTGCGGCCTTTCCGCATATCAAGTATCGCGCAGTTGCCGGTCGGAGCGTGCGTGGTCGCCGGTTCGGCTCACCAGAAGAGATGATTGCCTACCGTTCCTACGAGGTCTCGTTTGGTGATGGAAATCTCATCGGTGATGGAATTGTTCCGACGGCGGCATGTTATCTGGCTGGAGCGGACAACTTGATTCTTGAGGGTGCCCGTCACGCACCGTACAACGCACCGTCAACCTGGTACGGTGCTCGTAATGTAGTGCCACTCTGGTTCGACGCTTAG
- a CDS encoding alpha/beta fold hydrolase, with product MSVLAQPIPFERPPARPIDAPPTAKYVAYANEVATRLAGKLSTRERRRLEGERALLARARFIELNGVVHHYQDVGPIDGEPLVLIHGWDCSSFWWHHVVDPLAQAGYRVISYDLKGHGFSDSDPRQNYTVAGFSTDLEMLIRKLNLGSVHLAAFSLGAFVGLHVAANHPELVRSLLFFNFSLLPYNKLASAFVPRLLDTVFNRVLRPIERRNLWWLPFIYARLVMAQHTPSVGDIRLGTLGLRYCDPAAVRVSASELSRPEILAAVAEQAKMIRQPLLLVAGANDPIMRPADGRKLVALTPNGSFLEIPKCGHLILFELPEQVIQIMRLFLKGVR from the coding sequence ATGTCAGTGCTTGCCCAACCGATCCCGTTTGAGCGACCACCGGCGCGACCAATCGATGCGCCACCAACGGCAAAGTACGTTGCGTATGCCAACGAAGTAGCCACACGCCTTGCCGGCAAGCTCAGCACACGCGAGCGACGCCGTCTTGAAGGTGAACGAGCCTTGTTAGCACGTGCTCGCTTCATTGAGCTGAACGGTGTGGTGCACCATTATCAAGATGTTGGCCCCATCGATGGCGAACCGTTGGTATTGATCCACGGTTGGGATTGCTCGTCGTTCTGGTGGCACCATGTCGTTGATCCGCTGGCCCAGGCTGGCTATCGCGTGATCAGCTACGATCTGAAAGGGCATGGCTTTTCTGACAGTGATCCGCGCCAGAATTATACAGTTGCCGGCTTTAGCACCGATCTGGAAATGCTGATCCGGAAGCTGAATCTCGGCTCAGTGCATCTAGCTGCCTTCTCGCTCGGCGCATTCGTCGGTTTGCACGTCGCCGCTAATCATCCCGAACTGGTGCGCTCACTGCTCTTCTTTAACTTTAGTCTGTTACCATACAACAAGCTGGCTTCGGCGTTCGTCCCCCGCCTGCTCGATACAGTGTTTAATCGGGTGTTACGTCCCATCGAACGCCGCAACCTGTGGTGGTTGCCCTTCATATATGCCCGACTGGTGATGGCACAGCATACGCCATCGGTTGGCGACATTCGACTTGGTACGCTTGGGCTTCGCTATTGCGATCCGGCGGCTGTACGGGTGTCGGCCTCTGAACTGTCACGCCCAGAGATTCTGGCGGCTGTAGCCGAACAGGCCAAGATGATTCGCCAGCCCCTCCTCCTGGTGGCTGGGGCTAACGACCCGATTATGCGTCCGGCTGATGGACGAAAATTGGTTGCTCTCACTCCGAATGGCTCGTTTCTGGAAATACCAAAATGTGGTCACCTGATCTTGTTTGAACTACCAGAGCAGGTCATTCAGATCATGCGCCTCTTCTTGAAAGGTGTTCGCTAG
- a CDS encoding ArsA-related P-loop ATPase, producing the protein MRTLIFTAHHQLQQSAAALATACHAARRGYRTLLASSGPGHLIGHLLHQSLGSRPLELEPNLAAMEIHPHEEVARRWEQVRPSLRSGLVSRLRDLGSDELPAFPGIDAVAAMLVAERARQSGRFDLLILDGPSPDSLLRALTLPDVLRWAVRLIFGLDRGPGKSRASQEQAMIPAAILAPSATAPLQELRIELEAQRARLETESGARVRMVVLPPELRLPPLRSALTAFGLYGLASDEVIVNGTPDQVDDESRHEFSHETSRARPLLRIGQIDATATDRDTWALRGAALYRDGDIFMSEPPRPQSSDRDMRLLIPFLDPKSLDIAVANEEVVVQLGQLRRHVLLPGLVDGGRLRARVEGEVLRLWVE; encoded by the coding sequence ATGCGCACACTGATCTTTACTGCTCATCATCAACTCCAACAAAGCGCGGCAGCGCTGGCGACGGCATGTCATGCTGCGCGACGCGGCTATCGCACCCTGCTAGCCTCGAGCGGGCCAGGACATCTGATCGGCCATCTGCTCCATCAGAGCCTTGGTTCACGCCCACTCGAACTAGAACCAAATCTGGCAGCAATGGAGATTCATCCTCACGAAGAAGTAGCACGCCGCTGGGAGCAGGTGCGACCTTCGTTGCGCAGTGGGTTGGTTTCCCGCTTGCGCGATCTTGGCTCTGATGAGTTGCCCGCTTTCCCGGGTATTGATGCGGTGGCGGCAATGCTAGTCGCCGAGCGCGCCCGTCAATCAGGCCGGTTTGATCTGCTGATTCTCGATGGTCCGTCACCGGATTCCCTCCTGCGAGCCTTGACGCTACCTGATGTGTTGCGATGGGCAGTCCGTCTGATCTTCGGGCTTGATCGCGGACCGGGAAAATCGCGTGCTTCGCAAGAACAGGCAATGATTCCAGCCGCCATTCTGGCGCCAAGTGCTACTGCGCCCCTGCAAGAGCTACGGATTGAGTTAGAAGCGCAACGGGCACGGCTTGAGACTGAGAGCGGTGCACGTGTACGTATGGTTGTCTTACCACCGGAACTCCGTCTGCCACCACTCCGCTCAGCATTGACTGCATTCGGTCTCTATGGGCTTGCCAGCGACGAAGTGATTGTCAACGGAACGCCGGATCAGGTTGATGATGAGAGTCGCCACGAGTTCAGCCACGAGACGAGTCGCGCACGACCACTGCTACGGATCGGGCAAATTGATGCAACAGCGACCGACCGCGACACATGGGCATTGCGTGGTGCAGCACTCTACCGTGATGGTGACATCTTTATGAGTGAGCCACCGCGCCCGCAAAGTAGTGATCGCGATATGCGGCTTCTTATTCCGTTCCTCGACCCCAAATCCCTCGATATTGCCGTTGCGAATGAAGAGGTCGTTGTTCAGCTTGGTCAGTTGCGGCGTCACGTACTGTTGCCCGGCCTGGTTGACGGTGGCCGACTGCGAGCCAGAGTTGAAGGAGAAGTGCTGCGGCTGTGGGTAGAATAG
- a CDS encoding ArsA family ATPase, which yields MTRVIIYSGKGGTGKTTLSAATAVMLASAGRRTLVLSSDPAHSLADVMGIAISRDRPTPLAPHLYGLEVDTIYEWRQNLGGFQQFVTATYSARGIERSTAAELANQPGLDEILALQRVMDEAQSGRWDAIVLDTAPTGNTLRLLAYPEMIIGGEAGKRLFRVYRGIANVARPFRRDLPDDRFFEEVGKLLERMEQLANFLVSSDVSVRLVLNPERLPLLETRRAYTFLSLYGLQLDAVLVNKILPHRTDLGPYFDYWVNLQQQYLAEIEASFAPTPIFRTVLQGGEPIGVEALLHIGRLTFGEVDPGALLYDERPIWLEQWSDDGEPGQYDLCLRLPFLDPGETIEVSHIGPDLTITVGRIERTIALPRVLYDCTLGDHRYEDGILRLAFYEVPVERTTSKQQVEAA from the coding sequence ATGACGCGCGTCATTATCTACTCCGGCAAAGGTGGTACTGGTAAGACAACACTCTCGGCGGCAACAGCAGTAATGCTTGCCAGTGCCGGTCGCCGAACGTTGGTGTTGTCAAGTGATCCGGCCCACTCGCTGGCCGATGTGATGGGGATTGCGATCAGCCGTGATCGACCGACCCCGCTCGCACCTCATCTTTACGGCCTTGAGGTAGATACTATTTATGAGTGGCGTCAAAACCTGGGCGGCTTCCAACAATTTGTCACTGCAACCTACTCCGCACGTGGGATCGAACGGTCAACAGCCGCTGAGCTGGCCAATCAACCAGGACTCGATGAAATCCTAGCCTTGCAGCGGGTTATGGACGAAGCACAAAGCGGGCGCTGGGATGCTATCGTACTTGATACGGCACCAACCGGGAATACGTTACGTCTGCTGGCATATCCGGAAATGATTATCGGCGGTGAGGCAGGAAAACGCCTCTTCCGGGTGTACCGGGGAATTGCCAATGTAGCGCGTCCCTTCCGCCGTGATTTGCCCGACGACCGCTTCTTTGAAGAGGTCGGGAAACTGCTTGAACGGATGGAGCAACTGGCAAATTTCCTGGTGAGTTCAGATGTATCCGTGCGGTTAGTGCTCAATCCAGAACGTTTGCCGTTGCTTGAGACACGACGGGCGTATACCTTTCTCAGTCTGTATGGCCTACAATTAGATGCAGTGCTGGTAAATAAGATTTTACCCCATCGTACCGATCTTGGTCCGTATTTTGACTATTGGGTGAACCTCCAGCAACAATATCTGGCTGAGATTGAAGCCAGCTTTGCGCCCACACCAATCTTCCGTACCGTACTGCAAGGTGGTGAACCGATTGGAGTCGAGGCATTGCTGCATATCGGACGTCTGACCTTTGGTGAGGTTGATCCCGGCGCATTGCTGTACGATGAGCGACCCATCTGGCTCGAACAATGGAGTGATGATGGCGAACCCGGTCAATATGATCTCTGTCTGCGCTTGCCGTTCCTTGACCCCGGCGAAACAATCGAGGTAAGCCATATTGGCCCAGATTTGACGATTACCGTGGGCCGAATCGAACGTACCATTGCCTTGCCGCGTGTATTGTACGATTGCACGCTCGGTGACCATCGATACGAAGATGGTATCCTGCGCCTGGCCTTTTACGAGGTACCGGTTGAACGCACGACTAGTAAACAACAAGTCGAAGCGGCATGA
- a CDS encoding bacteriochlorophyll c-binding family protein produces MATRGWFSESSAQVAQIGDIMFQGHWQWVSNALQATAAAVDNINRNAYPGVSRSGSGEGAFSSSSNGFRPKRIRSRFNR; encoded by the coding sequence ATGGCGACGAGAGGCTGGTTCTCGGAGTCGTCGGCCCAAGTGGCGCAAATCGGCGACATTATGTTCCAGGGCCACTGGCAATGGGTCTCGAATGCGCTACAGGCCACCGCGGCCGCGGTTGACAACATCAACCGCAATGCTTACCCGGGCGTATCCCGGAGTGGCTCGGGCGAGGGAGCGTTCAGCAGCTCGAGCAACGGCTTCCGTCCGAAGCGCATCCGCTCGCGCTTCAACCGCTAG